The uncultured Bacteroides sp. DNA segment AGTGCTATCACGTGGAAGTATCCATCTTGTATACTAACAGGAGATAATTCTACTGCAGAGTTTTACAGTGTGGCGGTAACCAACCATTACCAACAAGCCGACACGGGTACAAAGATGATTCATCTTGGACGCAATACGCGTAGTACTATTGTTAGCAAAGGCATTTCTGCGGGTAAGAGTGAAAATTCTTATCGGGGTTTGGTGCGTGTAGCTGAAAAGGCTGAAGGTAGCCGGAACTATAGTCAATGCGATTCTTTGCTGTTGGGTGATAAGTGCGGTGCACATACTTTCCCTTATATGGATATACGCAACGAAACGGCAGTTGTGGAACATGAAGCCACAACAAGTAAGATCAATGAAGATCAGATATTTTATTGTAATCAGCGCGGCATTTCGACTGAAGATGCTATTGGCTTGATCGTGAACGGCTATGCTAAAGAGGTTTTGAATAAACTTCCCATGGAATTTGCTGTTGAAGCACAGAAGCTATTATCCATCTCTTTGGAAGGAAGCGTAGGATAAATTCATTTTTTAAATAGTAATAAGTTAAATCGTATATAGATGTTAGAAATAAAAGATTTGCATGCCGCCATCAACGGCAAAGAGATATTGAGGGGTATCAATCTTTCTGTGAAGCCTGGCGAGATACATGCTATTATGGGACCGAATGGTTCAGGGAAGAGTACTTTGAGCAGTGTGCTTGTAGGTAATCCTGTCTTTGAAGTGACCAAAGGTAGTGTTACTTTTTGTGGTAAAGACTTGCTAGAACTTAGTGCCGAAGATCGTAGTCATGAAGGAATTTTTCTTTCCTTTCAATATCCGGTAGAGATTCCGGGTGTTAGCATGGTCAACTTTATGCGTGCCGCTGTTAATGAGCAAAGGAAATACAGAGGGCTTCCGCCTATTTCAGCTAGTGAATTTCTTAAATTGATGCGTGAAAAGCGTGCAGTTGTGGAGCTAGATAATAAATTGGCCAATCGCAGTGTGAACGAAGGTTTTAGTGGTGGAGAAAAGAAACGTAACGAGATATTTCAGATGGCTATGCTCGAACCTAAATTGAGCATTCTTGACGAAACTGATTCCGGCTTGGATATTGATGCTTTGCGCATCGTAGCTGAGGGTGTGAATAAATTGAAATCTCCCGATAATAGTTGTATTGTGATTACTCACTATCAACGTCTGTTGGATTATATTAAGCCGGATGTTGTACATGTTCTTTATGATGGTCGCATTGTTAAAACAGCAGGTCCAGAATTGGCCTTAGAACTCGAAGAAAAGGGTTATGATTGGATAAAGAAGGAGATAGGAGAATAATTATGAATGTAGAACAGCAATATATAGATCTCTATGCACAGTGTGAAGCAATGATTTGCACTCATAGCTCAGAGACACTAAACTCTGCCAGAGCAAAAGCTTTTGCCGATTTTAAGCGGTTGGGCTTTCCTACAAAGAAGCAGGAAGACTATAAATATACTGATATTAGCAAATGTTTTGTTCCTGATTACGGACTGAACTTGAATCGTCTACCTATACCTGTAGATCCCTATGAGGTGTTTAAATGTGATGTGCCCAATATGAGTACATCCTTGTTTTTTGTGGTGAATGACTCTTTTTACAAGAAAGCTTTGCCCAAATCTCATTTGCCCGAGGGGGTGATTTTTGGTAGTTTAAAAGATGTATCGGAAGAGCGACCGGAATTGATAGCAAAGTACTATGGTCAGTTGGCTGACACATCAAAAGATGGGGTGACAGCTTTCAATACTACTTTTGTTCAAGATGGTGTAGTACTTTATGTTCCAAAAAATGTAGTGGTAGAAAAACCTATCCAGTTAGTGAATATCCTGCGTGGAGACGTTAATTTCATGATGAATCGCCGGATACTGATTATCCTTGAAGAAGGTGCCCAAGCACGTTTGTTAATATGCGATCATGCGATGGATCATGTGAACTTTCTTGCTACGCAGGTTGTGGAAATTTATGCTGGCGAGAACACGGTGTTTGATATGTATGAACTGGAGGAGACACATACAAGTACTGTTCGCCTTAGCAATATATATGCAAAGCAAGAGGCAAGTAGCCATCTTCTGCTAAATAATATGACTCTTCATAACGGTATTACACGCAATACGACCGAAGTGACCTTGGCGGGTCCCAGTGCTGAAACTCATCTTTATGGAATGGCTATAGCAGATAAGAATCAGCATGTGGACAACCATACGTTTATTGATCATGCTGTACCCGATTGCGAAAGCAAGGAACTTTTTAAATATGTACTTGACGATCATGCTGTGGGAGCTTTTGCCGGAATTGTACTCGTTCGTCCGGGAGCGCAACACACGAATGCGCAACAAACTAATCGTAATCTTTGTGTCACTCGTGACGCACGCATGTACACACAACCTCAACTAGAGATTTATGCTGATGACGTTAAGTGTAGCCATGGAGCTACGATCGGTCAGTTGGATGAAAATGCATTGTTCTATATGCGTGCTAGAGGTATCTCAGCGAAAGAAGCTCGTCTATTGTTGATGTTTGCTTTCGTCAATGAAGTGATAGATACCATCCGTCTGGATGCATTGAAAGACAGATTGCACTTGTTGGTGGAAAAAAGATTTCGTGGCGAGTTGAATAAATGTCAGGGCTGTGCTATTTGTAAGTAATCAGAATAAACATGATGGATATAACTAAAATCAGGGCTGACTTCCCGATACTTTCGAGGGAGATATACGGAAAGCCTTTAGTCTATTTTGATAATGGAGCAACTACACAGAAACCTCGTTGCGTGGTCGATGCTATTGTTGAAGAATACTATTCCGTGAATGCTAATGTTCATCGTGGTGTACACTTCTTGTCACAACAAGCCACCGAATTACACGAAGGTTCCCGTGAAACCGTTCGTCAGTTTATTAATGCCCGTAGTACGAGTGAGGTTATCTTCACTCGTGGTACTACGGAAGCTATTAATCTGGTTGCTTTCTGTTTTGGCGAAGAGTTTATGAGTGAAGACGATGAAGTGATCATTTCTACAATGGAGCATCATAGTAATATTGTTCCTTGGCAATTGTTGGCTGCCCGCAAGGGAATCAGTATCAAGGTGATTCCTATGAGTGATAAGGGTGAATTGTTGCTGGATGAATATGAAAAGCTCTTCTCTGAGCGAACGAAGATTGTGAGCATGGCCCATATTTCTAATGTACTGGGTACAATCAATCCGATAAAGGAGATGATTGAGACTGCTCATACTCATGGAGTGCCCGTGCTTATAGATGGTGCGCAATCTGTACCTCACATGAAGGTAGATGTGCAGGATTTAGATGCCGATTTCTTTGCTTTTTCGGGCCATAAAGTGTACGGTCCTACAGGCGTGGGGGTACTTTATGGAAAAGAGGAATGGCTTGACAAGCTGCCGCCTTATCAAGGTGGAGGTGAGATGATTCAAAATGTGAGTTTTGAAAAGACTACTTTTAATGAGTTACCTTTTAAGTTTGAAGCCGGCACACCCGATTACATTGGAACTACGGGCTTAGCAAAAGCTCTGGACTACATTTCGGCTATTGGTATGGATCAGATAGCTGCACATGATCAAGAGCTTACAGCCTATGCCATGCAACGTCTCAAAGAAATAGAAGGAATGCGTATTTTTGGAGAGGCAGAACACAAGAGTAGTGTTATTTCTTTCTTGGTTGGTAATATTCACCATTTTGACATGGGTACTTTACTCGATCGTTTAGGGATCGCTGTACGTACCGGGCATCATTGTGCAGAACCGTTAATGCGACGATTGGGCATCGAAGGTACCGTTCGTGCTTCTTTGGCACTCTACAATACAAAGGAGGAAATTGATGGACTGATTGCCGGAATAGAAAGAGTCAGAAAAATGTTTTAGTACTTGCAATTAAGTGTATACTTGTTGCGTCTAATAGGTCGTAAACTATTAAATAAAAAGAACTATGTTACTAACTACAACTTCAGTTATCGAAGGAAAACGAATAACCAATTATTATGGCATTGTGTCCGGAGAGACTATTATTGGTGCCAATGTATTTCGTGATATCTTTGCGAGCATTCGCGATATTGTGGGTGGACGTTCAGGCTCTTATGAAGAAGTTCTTCGTGAGGCTAAAGAAACAGCACTCAGAGAGATGGAAGAGCAAGCAGCACGTATGGGAGCTAACGCTGTAATCGGAGTTGATCTTGATTACGAAACAGTAGGTGGCAGTGGCAGTATGCTGATGGTTACTGCCTGCGGAACAGCTGTTTCTATGGAGTAACTCAATAGTTTAAAGAAGTAGGTTACTAATGACTTCTGTAGATAAAAAATATTTTTAATCTACAGAAGTCATCTTTGTTTCTGCTCTTCTCTTCTTGAGATTTTCTTGTAAAGAGAAGACTTCGCAGAGTCTTACCACTTCGGAGGATTTACATTTAATAAATTGCGCACAAAGAAATCATATCGTTTATGTTCTCCATAATCTCCTCCCATTGTATGATTAGAGCCTGGAATTACGACTAACTCAAAGTCTTTCTTTGCTTTTATTAGTGCGTTGACCACCTGCATGGTTGAGGCCGGATCTACATTGTCATCCATTTCTCCTACTACTAGCATTAGCGGACGTTTAAGTAAATGTGCATTGACTACGTTTGAAGATTCTTCGTATTGCTTCTCTATAGGATAGCCCATCCATTGTTCATTCCACCAGATTTTATCCATGCGGTTGTCGTGACATCCGCAAGAAGAGTAGGCTGCTTTGTAGAAATCAGGATATAGCAAGAGGGCATTGGTCGATTCTTGCCCACCGGCAGATGCACCGAAGATGCCTACCCGACTGACATCCATATATGGGTATTTGGTTGCTGCTGCTTTTATCCATGCTATTCGGTCGGGTAACCCGGCATCTTTCAGATTCTTATAGCATACATCCTCAAATGTTTTGGAACGGAAAGAAGTTCCCATTCCATCGAGTTGTACTACGATAAATCCTAATTCTGCCAAGCCGGACATAGACCAATTATATGCTGAAAAAGATTTAGGAGTGTATTGACTACCAGGCCCGGCATAAATATATTCAATAATCGGATACTTCTTCCCGGGATCAAAGTTCGTTGGCCTGAAGATGACACCCCACATATCCGTTTTGCCGTCTCTTCCTTTAGCCGAAAAGACCTCAGGAGCCCGCCATCCAGTCTTTACTAATTCGCTTATGTCCGCAGTCTCTAGCGGCATAATGATCTTTCCGTCGCTTGCACTACGAAGAACGGCAACCGGAGCTTTATCCACCAAAGAATATACATCCACCAAAGATTTCATATCTGTAGAGAATGTAGCCTGATGCATTCCTTCCTCCGGTGTGAGGCAGATTAACCCGCTTCCATCGAAGTTAATGCGATAATATCTGAGAAGATAAGGATCCTCATTGGGCACCATGCCATTGGCTGAGAAGTAGATGATCTGATTTTGTTCGTCAACGTGTATCACGTCGCGTACATACCATTCGCCTTTGGTTATTTGATTTTTCACTTTACCTGTGTGTCGATCGTATAAATACAAGTGATTCCAATTATCACGTTCGCTCATCCAGATAATTTCGTTTCCATTAGTAAGATCCTCCCGGAAGTAGCGGTTGTAATTTACAAAGGTCTTGCTAGTCTCTTCGATAATAGTGCTCACTTTTCCGGTTTCTGCCGATAGCTCCAATACTCTGAATGTCTGATGTCCACGTTCATTATATTCGAATAGAATGTTCTTACTGGCGGCATCCCATTCCAATCCTCTCACTTCGAACTGACTGTTGAAGAGATCAGTAGAAGGAACGTGAGCTTCGTCGCCATTTACATTGAAAATACGAGGGCATCTGAATGGTAACGCATCGCCTGGTTTGGTGTATTCGCGTTTATGAAGCTTGGGTTGCAATTGATCCTCCGGAGATGACTCTACAAAATAGATATATCGCTTCTCTGCCGGGCGAACTTTCATCACGGCCACCTTCTTTGAGTCGGGTGACCATTGGATATAAGCCGAGTAGAATTCGCCCGGAGAACCGTCGAAACTCAGTGCCTTTTCTTTTCCCGATGTATTCTCCTTCACATACACATTCTGATTTTTGATAAATGCCGTCTTTGTTCCGTCGGGAGAAACCACAGGTTCACCCTTACTTTCATCACCGGCTTCAGCCCAATAATTGGCAGTAGGCTTCTCTATTTTTCCTTCATCTTTTAGTAGATCTTTTCTCTCAAAATACATCCACTTATGATCGTTTTGTACAAAACGGATTGTGTCGTGAGTAGCATTTATCCCCAATTGCTGAAGATTCAGGTTGTTTGCTTCTATTTTGCTCTGCGTTGCAGAAGAAAGTTGTTTAGCCAGCTTTTGGTGATTAAAGAACTCTTTTTTTGTTTTTTTTACTGCGTCGACAATCACATAAACTCTTCCTTCAGGAGTGACCCTTACATACCAAAATTGATTGGTATTGTTTATCCACTGAGGTCGCACATCCGAATAGAATACTTTATTTTTCCATTTTTGGTTCAACGTAAAGGCACGCTGATAGTCTTCTGCCGTGCCTTGTGCATAGAGTACATTGATAGAAATCAATGCGCTGATAGTCCATAATATTGCTTTCTTCATAAGTTATTTGGTTGAGTTATTCTACTTCCCATTCAAAAATTCCCGATGCATTCTTTTCCGGAAGCTTCACCTCTAATTTCATTTCTG contains these protein-coding regions:
- a CDS encoding cysteine desulfurase — translated: MDITKIRADFPILSREIYGKPLVYFDNGATTQKPRCVVDAIVEEYYSVNANVHRGVHFLSQQATELHEGSRETVRQFINARSTSEVIFTRGTTEAINLVAFCFGEEFMSEDDEVIISTMEHHSNIVPWQLLAARKGISIKVIPMSDKGELLLDEYEKLFSERTKIVSMAHISNVLGTINPIKEMIETAHTHGVPVLIDGAQSVPHMKVDVQDLDADFFAFSGHKVYGPTGVGVLYGKEEWLDKLPPYQGGGEMIQNVSFEKTTFNELPFKFEAGTPDYIGTTGLAKALDYISAIGMDQIAAHDQELTAYAMQRLKEIEGMRIFGEAEHKSSVISFLVGNIHHFDMGTLLDRLGIAVRTGHHCAEPLMRRLGIEGTVRASLALYNTKEEIDGLIAGIERVRKMF
- the sufD gene encoding Fe-S cluster assembly protein SufD — its product is MNVEQQYIDLYAQCEAMICTHSSETLNSARAKAFADFKRLGFPTKKQEDYKYTDISKCFVPDYGLNLNRLPIPVDPYEVFKCDVPNMSTSLFFVVNDSFYKKALPKSHLPEGVIFGSLKDVSEERPELIAKYYGQLADTSKDGVTAFNTTFVQDGVVLYVPKNVVVEKPIQLVNILRGDVNFMMNRRILIILEEGAQARLLICDHAMDHVNFLATQVVEIYAGENTVFDMYELEETHTSTVRLSNIYAKQEASSHLLLNNMTLHNGITRNTTEVTLAGPSAETHLYGMAIADKNQHVDNHTFIDHAVPDCESKELFKYVLDDHAVGAFAGIVLVRPGAQHTNAQQTNRNLCVTRDARMYTQPQLEIYADDVKCSHGATIGQLDENALFYMRARGISAKEARLLLMFAFVNEVIDTIRLDALKDRLHLLVEKRFRGELNKCQGCAICK
- a CDS encoding DPP IV N-terminal domain-containing protein, whose translation is MKKAILWTISALISINVLYAQGTAEDYQRAFTLNQKWKNKVFYSDVRPQWINNTNQFWYVRVTPEGRVYVIVDAVKKTKKEFFNHQKLAKQLSSATQSKIEANNLNLQQLGINATHDTIRFVQNDHKWMYFERKDLLKDEGKIEKPTANYWAEAGDESKGEPVVSPDGTKTAFIKNQNVYVKENTSGKEKALSFDGSPGEFYSAYIQWSPDSKKVAVMKVRPAEKRYIYFVESSPEDQLQPKLHKREYTKPGDALPFRCPRIFNVNGDEAHVPSTDLFNSQFEVRGLEWDAASKNILFEYNERGHQTFRVLELSAETGKVSTIIEETSKTFVNYNRYFREDLTNGNEIIWMSERDNWNHLYLYDRHTGKVKNQITKGEWYVRDVIHVDEQNQIIYFSANGMVPNEDPYLLRYYRINFDGSGLICLTPEEGMHQATFSTDMKSLVDVYSLVDKAPVAVLRSASDGKIIMPLETADISELVKTGWRAPEVFSAKGRDGKTDMWGVIFRPTNFDPGKKYPIIEYIYAGPGSQYTPKSFSAYNWSMSGLAELGFIVVQLDGMGTSFRSKTFEDVCYKNLKDAGLPDRIAWIKAAATKYPYMDVSRVGIFGASAGGQESTNALLLYPDFYKAAYSSCGCHDNRMDKIWWNEQWMGYPIEKQYEESSNVVNAHLLKRPLMLVVGEMDDNVDPASTMQVVNALIKAKKDFELVVIPGSNHTMGGDYGEHKRYDFFVRNLLNVNPPKW
- a CDS encoding heavy metal-binding domain-containing protein — its product is MLLTTTSVIEGKRITNYYGIVSGETIIGANVFRDIFASIRDIVGGRSGSYEEVLREAKETALREMEEQAARMGANAVIGVDLDYETVGGSGSMLMVTACGTAVSME
- the sufC gene encoding Fe-S cluster assembly ATPase SufC, translating into MLEIKDLHAAINGKEILRGINLSVKPGEIHAIMGPNGSGKSTLSSVLVGNPVFEVTKGSVTFCGKDLLELSAEDRSHEGIFLSFQYPVEIPGVSMVNFMRAAVNEQRKYRGLPPISASEFLKLMREKRAVVELDNKLANRSVNEGFSGGEKKRNEIFQMAMLEPKLSILDETDSGLDIDALRIVAEGVNKLKSPDNSCIVITHYQRLLDYIKPDVVHVLYDGRIVKTAGPELALELEEKGYDWIKKEIGE